One Flagellimonas sp. CMM7 genomic region harbors:
- a CDS encoding RidA family protein gives MKKIINTPNAPAPIGPYNQAVLIKDTLYISGQIPIDPSTGALVEGDIKRETKQSMENLKAILSEANMTFEDVIKASIFVKDMHQFSEINEVYGAYFNAETAPARETVEVANLPKFVNVEISMIAIK, from the coding sequence ATGAAAAAAATAATAAATACTCCAAATGCCCCAGCGCCAATAGGCCCTTATAATCAGGCCGTTCTTATTAAAGACACCCTATATATATCTGGGCAAATTCCGATTGATCCGTCAACAGGAGCATTGGTTGAAGGCGATATAAAAAGGGAGACCAAACAATCTATGGAAAATCTAAAGGCCATTCTTTCTGAAGCAAATATGACTTTTGAGGATGTGATAAAGGCCTCCATCTTCGTTAAGGATATGCATCAGTTTTCTGAAATAAATGAAGTATATGGAGCTTATTTTAATGCTGAAACTGCTCCCGCAAGAGAAACTGTAGAAGTTGCCAATCTTCCCAAGTTTGTGAATGTAGAAATTTCTATGATTGCAATTAAATAG
- a CDS encoding N-acetylglucosamine kinase, with translation MILIVDSGATKSDWIALDNTGEQLFLTQTLGLSPEVLTREVIEDRLANNFELSKNKDVVSQLYFYGAGCGTDRMKNFLKEIFKDFFPNAKAEVREDTFAAIYSTTKIGHQGIVCILGTGSNCSYYDGHQLFQKVTSLGYILMDDGSGNFFGRKLLRDYYFHKMPQDLGIRFAKEYNLDADVIKEHLYKQPNPNTYLATFARFIIENKDHPYCRGVIDKGLQQFVNNYIMQFELATKVPINFVGSIAHFLSDELTTVLERNDLILGVIRRRPIEGLMEFHRETI, from the coding sequence ATGATATTGATTGTGGATAGTGGAGCAACCAAATCTGATTGGATTGCTTTGGATAATACTGGCGAACAATTGTTCCTTACCCAGACACTGGGGCTTAGTCCTGAAGTGTTAACGCGAGAGGTAATTGAGGACAGATTGGCCAATAATTTTGAACTTTCCAAAAACAAAGATGTTGTAAGTCAATTGTATTTCTATGGTGCTGGTTGCGGTACCGATAGGATGAAGAATTTTTTGAAGGAGATTTTCAAGGATTTTTTTCCAAATGCAAAAGCAGAAGTAAGGGAAGATACCTTTGCAGCAATATATTCCACTACCAAAATAGGACATCAAGGAATTGTATGTATTCTGGGCACAGGCTCAAACTGCAGCTATTATGATGGCCATCAATTGTTCCAAAAAGTCACTTCTTTAGGCTACATTTTAATGGATGATGGAAGTGGTAATTTTTTCGGAAGGAAACTTTTAAGAGATTACTATTTTCACAAAATGCCTCAAGACCTGGGAATTAGATTTGCAAAAGAATATAATTTAGATGCTGATGTAATTAAGGAACACTTATATAAGCAGCCCAACCCTAATACGTATTTGGCAACCTTTGCCCGATTTATTATTGAAAATAAGGACCATCCATATTGTCGAGGTGTGATAGACAAGGGGCTACAACAATTTGTGAACAATTACATCATGCAATTTGAACTGGCCACAAAAGTTCCTATAAACTTTGTTGGTAGTATAGCACATTTTCTAAGTGATGAGCTAACCACTGTGTTAGAGCGCAATGATTTAATTTTAGGAGTTATCCGCAGACGTCCAATAGAAGGTCTTATGGAATTCCATAGAGAGACTATTTAA
- the gap gene encoding type I glyceraldehyde-3-phosphate dehydrogenase, with protein sequence MSNLKIGINGFGRIGRLVFRATVKRDNVDVVAINDLLDVEHLAYLLEYDSVHGRFDGTVEVKDGNLVVNGKTIRITAERDPKVLKWDEVGADIVAECTGIFTTLEMAQYHIDGGAKKVVISAPSKDAPMFVMGVNHNDVKASDVIVSNASCTTNCLAPLAKVLNDKFGIEEGLMTTVHATTATQLTVDGPSRKDYRGGRSAMLNIIPASTGAAKAVTKVIPELLGKLTGMAFRVPTADVSVVDLTVRLEKETSYDEIKKAFKDASEGDMAGILGYTDEPVVSQDFVGDARTSIFDAGAGMELNSKFFKVVSWYDNEAGYSNKLVDLAEHVANL encoded by the coding sequence ATGTCAAATTTGAAAATAGGAATTAACGGATTCGGTAGAATAGGAAGATTGGTGTTTCGTGCAACAGTAAAGAGAGATAACGTTGATGTTGTGGCGATTAATGATTTGTTGGATGTAGAGCATCTTGCATATTTATTGGAATACGATTCAGTCCATGGAAGATTTGATGGTACGGTCGAAGTGAAAGACGGGAATCTTGTTGTAAATGGAAAAACAATACGAATTACTGCAGAAAGAGACCCTAAAGTTTTAAAATGGGACGAAGTAGGAGCTGATATCGTTGCAGAGTGTACTGGTATTTTCACAACTTTGGAAATGGCTCAATACCATATTGATGGAGGAGCAAAAAAAGTTGTTATATCTGCACCATCCAAAGATGCACCTATGTTTGTAATGGGTGTTAACCATAATGATGTAAAAGCATCGGACGTTATTGTATCAAATGCGTCTTGTACAACAAACTGTCTTGCACCATTGGCAAAAGTATTGAACGATAAATTTGGCATAGAAGAAGGCTTAATGACTACTGTTCACGCTACTACAGCTACACAGCTAACGGTGGATGGTCCATCAAGAAAAGATTATAGAGGAGGTAGAAGTGCAATGCTAAATATCATTCCTGCTTCTACGGGAGCTGCTAAAGCAGTAACAAAAGTAATCCCGGAACTTTTGGGGAAACTTACAGGAATGGCATTCCGTGTACCCACTGCAGATGTGTCTGTTGTTGATTTAACAGTAAGATTGGAAAAAGAAACCTCTTACGATGAAATTAAGAAAGCGTTTAAAGATGCTTCTGAAGGAGATATGGCCGGTATTTTAGGATATACAGATGAACCTGTTGTTTCGCAAGATTTTGTAGGAGATGCAAGAACAAGCATTTTTGACGCAGGAGCTGGTATGGAATTAAACTCGAAGTTCTTCAAAGTTGTTTCTTGGTATGACAACGAAGCGGGTTACTCTAATAAATTGGTTGATTTAGCTGAACACGTAGCAAATCTGTAA
- the pfkA gene encoding 6-phosphofructokinase has product MASEIKKIAVFTSGGDSPGMNAGIRSVVRTCAYLNIECVGVYRGYEGMIDGDFKPMDARSVNNIINKGGTILKSARCEEFRTKEGRKKAYDQLKKEGIDAFVVIGGNGSFAGALSFNEEYNFPVMGMPGTIDNDILGSTYTIGFDTAINTVVDAIDKIRDTASSHNRLFFVEVMGRDVGHIALNAGVGAGAEEILIPEQNLGLERLLDSLKRSKKSGKSSSIVIVAEGDKIGKNVFELKEYVEEHLPIYDVRVSVLGHMQRGGNPTCFDRVLASRMGVKAVESLLEGKSNYMVGIRDNQLILTPISEAIKAHTEIDEELLRVSDIMTT; this is encoded by the coding sequence ATGGCATCAGAAATTAAGAAAATAGCAGTGTTTACATCAGGCGGTGATTCTCCGGGAATGAACGCTGGAATTCGCTCAGTAGTTCGTACCTGTGCATATTTGAATATAGAATGTGTAGGTGTCTACAGAGGCTATGAGGGGATGATAGATGGAGATTTTAAACCTATGGACGCCCGTAGCGTAAACAACATCATCAACAAAGGAGGAACAATCCTAAAATCTGCACGCTGTGAAGAGTTTAGGACCAAAGAGGGACGTAAGAAAGCTTACGACCAGTTGAAGAAAGAAGGTATAGACGCATTCGTTGTTATTGGAGGGAATGGAAGTTTTGCTGGAGCACTTTCTTTTAATGAAGAATATAACTTTCCGGTGATGGGAATGCCTGGAACTATCGATAATGATATTTTAGGTTCTACCTATACCATTGGTTTTGATACAGCTATTAATACCGTTGTGGATGCGATTGATAAAATACGGGATACAGCAAGCTCGCACAACCGTCTTTTCTTTGTTGAAGTAATGGGCAGAGATGTTGGGCACATTGCTTTAAATGCGGGAGTAGGAGCTGGAGCAGAAGAAATCTTAATTCCAGAACAAAACCTTGGTTTGGAACGTTTATTGGATTCCTTAAAACGAAGCAAGAAATCTGGAAAATCATCCAGTATTGTAATTGTTGCTGAAGGGGACAAAATTGGAAAGAACGTTTTTGAACTTAAGGAATATGTTGAGGAACACCTACCTATATATGACGTTAGAGTATCCGTTTTAGGTCATATGCAAAGGGGTGGTAATCCAACTTGTTTTGATAGAGTACTTGCCAGCAGAATGGGGGTAAAGGCAGTAGAAAGTTTGTTGGAAGGAAAGTCCAACTATATGGTAGGTATAAGAGATAATCAATTAATACTTACACCAATAAGTGAAGCTATAAAAGCACATACAGAGATAGACGAGGAACTCTTAAGAGTTTCTGATATAATGACTACATAA